GTTCGTACTTGGCGGCGATCATGCCACCGAACAATGCAAGCGCATCCGTCCAGAGCACCAGCAGTGGCATCACCAGAGCCAGCGCAATCACTCTCGGCAAGATCAGGCGCTGGCTCTGGGATATGCCCATAACGTCCATGGCATCAAGCTCCTGAGTGACACGCATGACGCCAATCTGGGCGGTAATGGCCGAACCCGAGCGACCCGCCACCAGAATGGCTGCCAGCACCGGACCCAGCTCCCGAACGATCGAAACACCCAGAAGGGTCACGATAAACTGCCCCGCACCAAACATAGCCAGCTGCTGGGCGGAAAGATAGGAAATCACCACGCCGATCAGAAACCCGACCAGTGCCGTGATACCTAGCGCCTGCGCGCCCGCACGAAACACCTGCGCCGAGATTTCTTTCCAGGGGCCACGGTGAGGTCTGGCGAGAAAGCCGACCATATCAAATGCAAGCCGGCCAAGCAGGGTCAGCAGCATGACACCATGCTCGTATGCCACGCCTGCGCCTCGCCCGATCTGCTCGATCCAGCCAAACGGGTCAAATTTCTGCTTCGGGATTCTGTCTTGCTGCGCACCCATGGCCAGCATGCGAAAGAGGTCCTTCTGTCCAGCCGTCAGCTCCAGTCCATCTGGTACCTTGTGGCCCCAGCGATCCCAGAGTAGCTGTGCGCCAACAGTATCAAGCCGGGTCTGCTCATCAAGCTCCCAGCGCATATCTTCCTTGACCGCCTTGAGCTCACGACGGCGACGGGCAACCTCTCCCCCGCTGGAGAGCGCGGCCACATCCCAGCGTCCGCTGATTGTGCAGACACTATCTGTACGTGAAATAAAAGACTCACTCTTCGCAGTCTTCATTCGCCCCAAAACCTGAATTCAATGGCTATTCCTGTCTGGCATAATGCCCGCGTAGTCCAGTCGCCTGTGAGATACTGACCGAAAACATCACTGGTCGTTCCCGGATGATGCAGACCGCACCCTTCAGATTGAACAAGCACGAGGCCATCCCTGGACAGGACTAAATATTGCCATAAACAATGGATACTACACTGACACGCCCGCATGAAAGTGCCTGACACCCGACAAAGCATCCCGGACTTCGTCTTGCAGTTGCGTCAGAAGCTACCTCAATGGGCTCATACGGACTGGCTTGAACAGACGGGGTCGACCAACGCCGATCTGTTTGAACTGGCAAGACAGTACAGAACGCCTGAACACTGGCCGCGCCTGCTCGGCAGCAACCACCAGACGCAAGGCAAAGGTCGTGCGGGCAGACCCTGGCTAGACCGGTCAGGTGAGACGCTCATGTTCTCGTGCGGCTTCATGCTGAACATGCCCACAAGACTGCTCGCGGGTGTTGCACCTGCACTGGGGATTGCCACTTGTGAGGCACTCAGACCACTTGCAGGCCACGACATCGGGCGCCTCAGCATGAAATGGCCTAACGACATCATGATTGACGACAGCAAGCTTGCCGGCATTCTGGTCGAGTCAAGAATCATGGGAAACGGGATATTTCTGGTCGTCGGAATGGGGCTGAATCTGGCTGGCGCATCAGACTTGTCAGCCGAACTGAATCGTGACGTTTCCGACTGGAGCAGCCTGGACGGCGCTGTCGCAGAACGATCCCGGCTGGTTGCACAGGTCGCGCAAAGCTGGCAACAATGCCTTGCCTTACATAGCCTCGCTCCTTTGCAACATCTCAGAGAATCCTTTGAGCTGTTTGACTATTTACGAAACAGACAGGTCAACGTTCTACAAGGAGACCAGATCCAGCTGACCGGGACAGCGTCTGGTCTGGCAGAAGATGGCAGCCTGCTGGTCCGCCTTGCCGATGGCACAATGGAATCTGTTCGAGTCGGAGATATTTCAGTGCGCAAGGTCTGATGTCCGTGCCTGCCAGATGATCCTGCCCCCATTACTGCTTCCGGAATCACCTACTACAAAGTCATGACTGGCCAAGCCGTGAACACTCCCGATTATGTTCTGCTCATTGATCTGGGCAATACTCGACTCAAGCTAGGACTCTGGCATGAAGACGCCGGAGAAACCCGTTATCTGAATGCACATCCTCATCAGACACAAGAGTCGCTTCTGGACTGGCTTGACCAGGAGCTCTTGCGTCTCGGCGTCACACCTCACAAGGCCATTGGTGTGAGTGTGGCGAGTCAGGCACTGATGCTGGCGCTTGAAGGCTTTCTGGCGAACCGCAGTCAACCGATTCCAGTAGAGTGGGTCTGGCCGGCCGTCCATGCGCACGGCGTGCACAACGCCTATCCTGATCCCCCACAACTGGGCGCAGATCGCTGGGCAGGTATGCTGGGCGTGATGAAGCGGTTCGCACACGAGGACCGAAGCATTGTGCTGGCCAATTTTGGAACGGCGACAACGATCGATACGCTTAGCCGCGACCGGCGGTTTCTCGGCGGGCTCATCTTGCCTGGCGTATCCATGATGCAGATGGCCCTATCCAAAGGAACTGCCCGTCTGCCCATGGCAACTGGTGAAGTCGCCGATTACCCTGCCAATACCCATGCAGCAATCACCACCGGAATTGTCGCGGCACAACTCGGTGCGATTCGTCGTCAGATCGACCTGAGTCAGGAAAGGGACCAGCGTCCCCCGCTGATGTGTGTCAGTGGAGGCGCGTGGGATCTGCTCAGAAAGGAATGGCACCGGACACTACCGGGCACTTTGGTCGAGGAAGTGCCAAATGTTGTACTGGATGGACTCAGTTTGTTTGCAGGCCCTCAACTACGGGCAAACTCGGATGGACCTGTTGTATAGTTCGTTTTATGAAAGGTTTCGTAATCGTTTTGACGGTGGTCAATCTGCTAGTGTTCGGACTCGGCCAAGGCTGGTTCGGCACAGTGAGAAGTGATCTTGGACGCACCCCGTCCATGAGCCAGAATCAACTCAACATGGATGCCGTGCAAATTTCACGTGGACGCCTTCAGAACCCTTGATCGTCCATTGGATTCAGTGTTGCGATTGCTTCCGAAATCCTGGCTGTCGCCCCAACGTGGGTAGCTACCCAGGATTTCCCAGCCATGCCAATCTGGTGTGCCTGGTCCGGTTCGCGTAGCCACTGCAGCGCCTGCATCAATGCCTGCTCCGGGTCGTTGACCTGGACAAGCGCTTGCGCCTGGAGGGCACTGATAACAGCATCCCTGAAGTTGCGCGTATGGGGGCCAACCAGTACCGGGACACCAATTGCACTGGCCTCGATGAAGTTCTGCCCTCCGTGGGGCTCGAAACTTCCACCCACGATCGCGGCATCTGAAGCACCATAGAAAAACGGCAGTTCGCCCATGGTGTCACCAAGTATCACTTCCATCTCTTTGACATCATCTAGTGCTGCCGGATCGTCACGGATCATGCTCCAGCGCACATATCTCAGTCTATGGCTGTCAAGCAGACCGGCGGCCTGATCAAATCTTTCCGGATGCCTTGGTACCAGGACAAACAATGGCGGCACGCCCGCGGGTTCGATCGGTTGGCGGACCTGCTCGGCTATCAATGGTACAAACCGGGCATCCTCTCCTTCCCGTGTGCTTGCAATGACGACCGTCGGTCTAGCGATTCTTTCGTGCCAGGCCTGTCCTCCCTGGACGGCAACAACAGGCAACGTGACATCAAACTTCAGATTGCCACACACAGAGACATCCGGCGCACCCGCATCAAACAGTCGACGCGCATCTTCCGGTGTCTGTGCAAGCACCTTGGTCAAACCCGAGTAGGTATCACGCAACAAGCCTCCAAATATCTGGTTGATCCGCCGCGTCTGGCGGGCAGATCGTTCGGAGAACCGGGCGCTCGCCAGTATGACCGGCACGCGCCGGACTCTGGCTGCATGCACCAGATTTGGCCAGACCTCACGTTCGATCAGTATCACCAGTCGAGGCGAGAAGTGCCTTAGAAACCGGTTCATCGAACCATAGAAATCATATGGGATCCACTGCTGCCTGACCTGTCCGTCGCTGATTTCACGTGCCAGCAAACGGCGCGCCTCGGCGCGCCCGGTTGGCGTCATGTGAGTCAGCAAGACTCGGTCGCCTTTGAGCAGCAATGACTGTATCAGCGGAACCGCTGCACGAACTTCTCCAACACTGACGGCATGCACCCAGACAGGAGGCCTGCCGTCCCAGGGCTGAGGGAAACATCCGAATCTTTCGGCCGCAAATATCCCCCAGTCACCTTCGGTCTTGCGCGCACGCCATCCCATCCCAAACCAGACCAGCGGTGCAACCAGCATCAGTACTATCGAATAGATCAGTCTCACGACCAAGCCAGCAACCTCCAAAAACATTACGGTTCGGTACTTCCGGCAGAAATAGCCGTACAAGAGTATACGCACCAGACCACGCCTGCTGCGCATGACTGGCAACTCACAACTCGCCCCTGTCGCCGAATCACCCGATCAGAACACCTTCCTGACCGCATCCAGCACCATCTCCAGCGTGGGCTCATGATCGCGGTCACCCAGACTAAACGTCTGCCCATTACCCGTCACAGGCGTGCGCACCGGCGTCGATGCCTTGTATATACCTACCGTATCTGTCCCGACTGCGGCCGCCAGATGGGTAAGGCCACTGTCCAGTCCAATCATGATCCGGCTTTCTGCCAGCAACCGTGCAAGGTCGGTCAGGCTGGAGCGCGGCTGAACGACAGCATTCTCGCGCGCCGCGATCAATGCGTGGGCTCTGTCAGCTTCGCGCTCAGACCCTGCCAGCAGGACCAACCCGAGCCCTTGCATCTGCAGTCGATCAAAGACACCGTCCCAGCAAGCCACCGGCCACAGCTTGTCGTCCCGACTGGCTGAAGGCATGATCACAGCATAGGGTGGATTCTTTACTTGACGTAAGAATCTCCTGCCCAGCCCGAAATCAGGCGGATCGTCATAGGCATACTCGAAGACCGCTGCCGCAAGATCTCGCTGGCGCTTGACAGCCGGTTGCCAGAAGGGGATGCGGTGCTTCACATCGTAAAACAAGGTACAAAGAGGCTCTCGCGCCGAACGCCAGTCCAGACCGTGATGAACACCACTGGCGGCCCTGACTAGCCAGACCGATTTCAGCAGTGCCTGCATGTCCAGCACAAGGTCATAGCGAGCACTGCGGATACGCTCCAGCACCGCCTTGCGCTCCTGCCTGGCCTGATTCGACCACCACGCCTTGCGCCAGCGCCGATGTGCAATCTTGATGACCTGTCTGACTGCCGGGTGCCAGGCTGGAATCTCGGCAAATGCCTCTTCAACAACCCAGTCGATCTCGACACCTGGCACATGTCTGGCAATGTCGGTGATCGCCGGCAACATGTGAATCAGGTCACCTAGCGAGGAGGTCCGGACGATCAGGACTCGCATCGAAGTTTCCCGAGCACCTCATCAACGCAGACCGTCCAGTCTGGCAGAGTCAAACCGAATGTGCTGCGCAGCAGCTGCGTATCGAGCCGGGAGTTGGCCGGGCGTACTGCAGCGGTCGGAAACTGCTCACTCGTAACCGGCTTGATCTTCTCCTGCTCTACCCGTACAGGAAAGCCCATTTCGCGTGCGCGTGCAATCAGATAAGCCGCATATCCATGCCAGCTGGTTTCGCCAGATGCGGTCAGGTGATACAGGCCCCAGCGCGGGTCATCTGCATCAACCTGCACGTCAAGCATCGCACCCATCAGCTCGTATGAAACCCGGGCTATCAGATCCGCACTGGTCGGTGCACCAAACTGATCGCTCACAACGCTGAGCTCGTCACGCTCGCTGGCAAGCCGAAGCATGGTTTTAAGGAAATTGCTGCCATGCACCCCGAACACCCAGCTTGTGCGCAGAATCAGAATCTGCTGGCTGGCGGCTCTCATGCCGCGCTCACCAGCGAGCTTGCTGATCCCGTAGGCAGAAACCGGATTAGGCTCGTCATCCTCGACATACGACCCACTTTTGGTCCCGTCAAACACATAGTCCGTGGAGTAATGCAGAACCGGGCAGTTGGCCTGTGCTGCAATATTGGTAATAATTGCCGGCGCAATCCCGTTGACAGCAAATGCTATGTTTTCCTCAGACTCTGCCCGGTCAACAGCCGTATAGGCTGCCGCATTGACGATAAACTGCGGGTTAAACGACTGAATCAGCTGCTCGACTCTGCTAGCCAGCACATCGACGTCTGACAGATCCAGCTCCTGGCGCGGCACCATTCGCAGCGTGTAGTCTTGCGGGCAACCCTGCCCGAGCGCCCAGGCGACTTGCCCGGTACCGCCAATCACGAGAATTCGCTTGTTGTTTGATTGTTCTTTGCTCATGGCGCGATTGTATGCCTGCATGGCTTGTACATGCACATCAAATGATGAAAGTCACGACACCGACAATCAGCAAGAACCACAGGGAGATTCTCTTGATCTGGTCCGCACGCGTGGCAAGTGCCCGCACGAACAAATAAGATCCAAATGCAGTCGCCAATACGTATATCGGGAGAAAGGCCCCGGTGTAGGCGAACTGAGTTGGCCGCAACGAGCCTTTCAACAACAGCATGAGTAACGTTGCAATCTGTGTAACAGCAAAGAAAACCGTAAAGAAGATCCTGAAAGCGACCGGCGAGAACCCTTTGGCTGACATCATGTAAAGCACAAATGGTGGTCCACCTATTCCTCCGATCGAGGTCAGGATTCCGCTCGCCACTCCCGCAATCGTGTCTTGCAATCGGCCTCGGGCACCTTTGTAATGCCAGCCTGCCAGCAATATCAGGGACAGGACCACCACCACGCCTGCAACTATCCTGCGCAACAGGTCTGCGTCAAGTCCGGCAAGCAGCACGCCCCCGACAGGGATACCGATGAGCGCCGGGGGCACCATACGCCAGACCAGAGGCCAGTCGATGTCCTTCCACATCGAAGGCAGCATCTGAAATGTCGATACAAAATTCAGCATGACCACCACGGCCACGACATCCACAGGCTGAAGATACAGACTTAGCACAGGTGCCAGCAACAGTCCGGCACCAAAACCGGAGAACGCCCGCATGGTCGCCGCCGCAATGGTTGCGAGCAGCATCACCAGAAACATCGAGAATGTCGGGAACAACTGTTCCCACATGTCAATCATTGCAAGGCCCTGACGATCAATTAGGAAACTGGCCAAATCACGATTACAGACGCATCGCGAGGTCCGTTACTGAAACAGGTTGGCCATTTGGGGATCAGGGCATCACAGCCATGATATTTCCGGTTGCGCCCGTCACGCGGGGGCAACCGGATCTGACCCGAAAGACGATCAATCCCGACTAGAGGATATGCCAGCCGTCAACGGCCTTTGAATTGCGGCGCACGTTTTTCTGCGAAAGCGCGTTTGCCTTCCTGATAGTCTTCGCTTGCAAAGCACTGCATGACGAGCTCTCGCATTCTCTCGGCATCCGAATCTGCCGGCATCTTCTGAAACTCGCGGATCATGGTCTTGCCAGCCCGAAGCGTCAGTGGCGCATTGGCCTGAATTTTTGCAGCATAGTCGTCGACAAAGGCATCAAAACTCTCGTCAGGCTGCATAAAGTGAATCAGTCCCATTTCCAGCGCTTCTTCAGCCTTGAAGCGGCGTGCAGACAGGAAGATATCAAGCGCTCTGGCAGGACCGACAACCGTGACCAGGTTACGTATAGCAGTGTAGCGGTAGCCCAGACCCATCTTCCCGGCTGGCAAGGAGAAGCTGCTTGCCTGACTCGCGATCCGGATATCGCAACACAGTGACAGATTCAAGCCACCACCAATGCAGTATCCCTGGATTCTGGCAATGGTCGGTTTCGGGAAGTCATACAGAGCCTGTTGTGCTCCTTCTGCCACCCGTTCGTACTCGGCAACTGCATCCGCGGACGTGCGCAGCTTGTCAAACTGGGAAATGTTCGCCCCGCTGACAAACGCCTTGCCACCGGCTCCCGTGACCACAACCACCTTGATTTCGTCATCGGCCGCGAATGACTCTAGCGCTGGACCGACTGCAGCCCACATGTCGAGTGACATGGCATTGTGCCTGGCTGGATCATTAAATGTGATCCAGCCAGCAGCCCCTTTCTTTTCTACTAGAACGTTGCTCATCTGGCATCAATCCCCGAACAGGCTGCGATAGCCGTTGATGCCGTGCTCGAGATGCTCGCGCATGGCCTGGCGGGCTGCGTTGGCGTCCTGTCGCTCAATTGCCTCGACGATCCTTGCATGTTCTTGCTGGGCTTCCTGCGTGCGAGATGTCCCACAACTACGGAAACGCAGGGTGCGGACCGCGTCGCAAAGCACAGAACTCAGATGTCCCATAATCCGGACGAAATATGGGTTGTTGGATGCTTGTGCGACAGCCAGATGAAAGTCGACGGCTGAATTGGTACCAGCTTCCCAGTCATCTGGCTGCTGCTCCATCTGCTTGAGTGCCTGCTTCAGGGAATCGAGTTGCGCCTGCGAGCGGTGTGTCGCCGCAAGTGCCGCCGCACCCGACTCAATCTCGACTCGCAACCGATACACATCAATCAGTTGTCTGAAATCCAGCAGGTCATCCTGCTCCACCTCGAAAGGACGGTTCTCCAGGTCCCGCTTTACAAACGTTCCCACTCCGTGGCGTGTCTCCACCAACCCTGTCAGTTTCAGGCGTGCGATCGCTTCACGAACGACATTACGACTCACACCAAACTGGGCGCCCAGGGCCTGCTCTGTCGGCAGTCTCTGTCCGGGGCTCAGTGTTTCATTCAAAATTCTGTCTCTTAGCTGCTGTGCGATCTCGTCAGCCAGATTCTCTGGTCGCCCAAGGCTCTCGAACGCCGCTACCGGCTTGCTCATTGCCTGACGGCGTGTTTCGCGACTGTGGATTGTTCTGCCAAGACCGTTCATCATGCTAACCCCCGTTGTTCTGATACTGTGTCAAAGTTCATGAAAGTTTGTCCCCTCACTTTATGAAGCGACTGAGCATCGGACTATTTTTCGTCGCCCGTCAAAGACACGGGTGGCGGGATCCTTTGATGCTAGTCAGCGAAATCTTGAGGCTTCGTCAACTGTAAGAGCGATGTGCGACTACGACCAAATGATAGTCACTTCTAGTCACAATGTATGGACATAGGATGTCCAACATCTGTGAAACAAAACCAGTTCTTCCGAATTGAGCGTGAAACATCAAAAAAGACCGACGTTCGATGATTTAGCGTTGCGCAGCGCAACAATTCGACAGCCACGACATGGCGCACCGCAATCGGTCAAGAGGCTCGAGGAGGCGTCGAATTGCAATCAAGCAAGGCAAGCCAGAAAAGAAAAGCCACCACATCATTGATATATATAGATTTTTAATGTTTTTTAAACAACACGAATGACTCATCCCTGTTGTTGGACAACCTTGCCTGAACTGCCATACTTAAGATGCTGATTAATAAAAACCAAATAGAATATTCCTTGCACTAATGTAATTTCTACTGACATGCGGATCGCTCATTCGCATGAAGATCCGCCGCACAAATCAATTCCATTGAATGGAATACGAAATTTGCCATGCTCTTAATCTATCCATCTGGCTTTACCCAACACATCAGTTCTGATTTGACCCAGGACTGGAGCCAGCACGCGTGAATCCTGCTTTTGTGTGCGGAGCCTCTTGCTCGCGTGGTGCGTTGTTTACAATCCAGAGGCTGACCAAATGTAGTCATTGAAACCATCCGGCACAGGACGTTTATGTTCTGCGCATCCACATCGGACCCACTTCGCATGCCATACTCTGTCACTACAACCCAATTGCCCGATGTACTGCTTCTGACACCCAGGGTTTTTGGGGATCATCGTGGCTTTTTTTACGAGAGCTTCAACCAGCGGGATTTTGAAGAGGCAACTGGCGTTAATGCCCGGTTCGTACAAGACAACCACAGCCGTTCAAGTCGCGGCGTGCTGCGCGGCCTGCACTACCAGACTCAGCAGGCTCAAGGAAAGCTGGTTCGAGTGACTGCTGGCGAAGTATTTGATGTCGCAGTCGATATACGCAAGGACTCCCCAGATTTCGGGCGCTGGACAGGCCATATTCTCTGCGCGGAGCAATTTCAGCAACTTTGGATCCCCCCAGGATTTGCGCATGGATTCCTGGTGCTGAGCGATCATGCCGAGTTTCTTTACAAGACCACGGATTATTACGCCCCCGAATCCGAGCGCAGCCTTTACTGGAACGATCCGGATGTAGCGATTGACTGGCCTGCGGTAGCCGACGTGCTGCTTTCGGAAAAGGACACAGAATCGCGGGCACTGCGCCTGAAAGACATCTGATCGCACGGCCGGCCCTGCCCATCCTCTGGCCTGATATGCACATTCGTCCGGTATCCACCTGCCTGGTCGCGGTCTCGTCCCACGGCTTCGGCCATCTTTCTCAGGTCGTACCGGTGATCAACACGGTAGACCAGATGCTCGGTGAGCCCTCAGGCTCACATCACCTGCCTCGGAGCGTGAACTGGATCGTCAGAACATCCCTGGACCCTCGACAGGTCAATTCGCGGATTGCCCCCAAGATCCGGATCGACCCTGGCTCAGACGATTTCGGGATGGTGATGCACGATGCTCTCACACTGGATCTGTCAGGCAGCCTTGCCCGATATGCGCACGCCCACCAGGATTGGGCGGCCAAGGTGGACCTTCTGGCGGACCATCTGACGTCTTTGAAAATTGACGCGGTGCTGGCTGATGTCCCTTACCTCACACTCGCGGCTGCACATCAGGCCGGCATCCGTACTGTGGCACTTTGTTCACTGAACTGGGCCGACATTCTCCAGGCCTGTGTTGCCAAAGCACCGGCTGCAGGCGATTCGTTACGTAAAGCTGGTCTGAGCTGGCAGGGCTTTGAGCAAATCCTCGATCAGATGCGTGAGGCATACAACCATGCCAGCCGGTTTCTGCAGCCCGAGCCTGGAATGGCCATGCCATCACTCACCAACGGTTTAGCAGTTGGCCCGGTCTGCGAGATTCCTCGCCCTTGCCCAAGAGCATCTCTCGAGGCACTCGCGCGTCTCCATGGGCATGACGGTACTGGCTGGTTCGTGCTGGTGAGCATGGGCGGTATACCGACGCGCCTGAGCCCCGAAAGGTGGCCAGAAAGCTGCCTGGGCAAGCCTGTCTATTATCTTGTGACATCCGGCCTGGCTGCCAGACACCCGCAGGCCCTGGCGATTGATGATGCGTCTATGCAGTCTATGGGCCTGACGTTCGCAAACCTGTTTGCCGGGTGTGATCTCGTCATCAGTAAACCTGGTTACGGCACGTTTGTTGAGTCTGCCTGCAGCGGCACACCGTTGTTATTTTTACCGCGACCAGACTGGCCAGAATCGCCTGCGCTGGTCGACTGGATTCTGCAACATGGTCGGGCAGCCCCACTCATGCTGGATCAACTCGGCACGCATCAGATTGAAGCGGCGATGGCATCCCTTCTCGAACAGGGACGTTTCGACGCATTGCAACCGACTGGTAACCGGCAGGCCGCAGAGTATCTGCTCAAGGTCTTGACAGAGGAGCGCGTGTCCGGCGTTGGACAGGACGCAACAGATCACCAGAGTGACAACTGCAACTGATCGGGCTCTCGCGCATCCAGTCCGGATAGTCCCGACGCCCTGACACCGAGCAATCGAATCCTGTCTGTCCATGAGATGCGTCTCAGACACTCCGAGGCGGCACGCCTCAAGTCCATCGCCTGTCCAATCGATTTGGTGAGGGTCACATCCCGCGTGACCACTTTGAAATCGGCAAACTTGACCTTGATACCAATGGTCCTGGCAAAGACCTGCTTGCGCTGCAGGTCCTCACTGAGACGTTCGCAGAGCTGGTCCAGGATCGATGTCAGTTCGGTCCGGTCGAGCCTGACGTCCAGATCTCTGCTAAAGGTGGTTTCGCGACTGATCGACTTTGGATCGCTGTGTGTCAGGACAGGCCGATCATCCTGACCTCGCGCAATCCTGAACATCCAGTTACCCGTGCTGGCGCCAAACAGCGAAATCAACTGGTCCACCGGCGTTTCAGCCAGCTCGCCGATGGTGTGTATCCCGTTCTCTTTCAGACGCGCGGTGGCTTTGGGTCCGATCCCGTTGACTTTGCTGACAGAGAGGGGCCATATCCTCTCCCGAAAGCTTGGCATGTCTAGAATGGTCAACCCGTCTGGCTTGTCCAGATCCGAACCAATCTTGGCAAGCAGCTTGTTTGG
This sequence is a window from Orrella marina. Protein-coding genes within it:
- the dinB gene encoding DNA polymerase IV, whose product is MSEHRRIAHLDMDAFFASVELLRYPHLKGQAVVVGGRSVPAPWQDDKGNWHHARLRQYAGRGVVTTSTYEARAHGVFSGMGLMQSARLAPEAILLPADFEAYRHHSRLFKSAVRSIAPLVEDRGIDEIYIDLTESDVSSVDLARQIKQAVRDATGLSCSIAVAPNKLLAKIGSDLDKPDGLTILDMPSFRERIWPLSVSKVNGIGPKATARLKENGIHTIGELAETPVDQLISLFGASTGNWMFRIARGQDDRPVLTHSDPKSISRETTFSRDLDVRLDRTELTSILDQLCERLSEDLQRKQVFARTIGIKVKFADFKVVTRDVTLTKSIGQAMDLRRAASECLRRISWTDRIRLLGVRASGLSGLDAREPDQLQLSLW